The following are encoded in a window of Variovorax paradoxus genomic DNA:
- a CDS encoding phospholipase D family protein — MAAARSRLPRFVALVSTGLAIAWLAGCASLPSPQPHPVFTSAVTDVADTDLGRLAAKDAPQGSAVPLSGFRLLPEAAFAFDARISLARHAEKSLDVQYYLISNDDVGLLFLKELREAAARGVRVRLLVDDLYAGGEDEVFSSLSAFPNIEVRLFNPLPSRAASLPTRLLLSLGDFRRINHRMHNKLLVADNSFAVSGGRNIANEYFMRSTAANFIDMDVLSSGPIVRRMSEGFDRYWNSDHAWPIERIVPRRVPVEEAQRRFDALARAAVPDVPMQQRDVLGKSPLGEQLTTGRIDRYWASATLFVDDPDKITRKAEAAYGGSVTEGALGAIQAAKHEVKIGSPYFIPGARGMAMMKTAIERGGRITVVTNSLGATDEPLAYAGYERYRADMLKIGVTIFEIAPTLTGRSGRFGDFGKSISRLHAKLAILDNERFFVGSMNLDHRSAAVNTEMGLLIDSPRLVQDYDKLMHGERVNLGYRLRLAPGGRRVQWLEYDDAGGDIVHEDEPGEFLWLRFKNWLLLPIVGEELL; from the coding sequence ATGGCCGCCGCGCGCTCCCGCCTCCCTCGATTCGTCGCCTTGGTGTCGACGGGGCTGGCCATCGCCTGGCTCGCGGGCTGCGCCAGCCTGCCGTCGCCGCAACCGCACCCGGTGTTCACGAGTGCGGTCACCGACGTGGCCGACACCGACCTGGGCCGGCTGGCCGCCAAGGACGCGCCGCAAGGCAGCGCGGTGCCGCTGTCGGGCTTCCGGCTGCTGCCCGAGGCGGCGTTCGCGTTCGACGCGCGCATCTCGCTGGCGCGGCACGCCGAGAAGTCGCTCGACGTGCAGTACTACCTCATCAGCAACGACGACGTCGGCCTGCTGTTTCTCAAGGAGCTGCGCGAGGCCGCCGCGCGCGGCGTGCGCGTGCGGCTGCTGGTGGACGACCTCTACGCGGGCGGCGAGGACGAGGTGTTCAGCAGCCTGTCGGCCTTTCCGAACATCGAGGTGCGGCTGTTCAATCCGCTGCCTTCGCGCGCGGCGTCGCTGCCGACGCGGCTGCTGTTGTCGCTGGGCGACTTCCGCCGCATCAACCACCGCATGCACAACAAGCTGCTGGTGGCCGACAACAGCTTCGCGGTTTCGGGCGGGCGCAACATCGCCAACGAGTACTTCATGCGCAGCACGGCGGCGAACTTCATCGACATGGACGTGCTCTCCAGCGGCCCGATCGTGCGGCGCATGTCCGAGGGCTTCGACCGCTACTGGAACAGCGACCACGCCTGGCCCATCGAGCGCATCGTGCCGCGGCGCGTGCCGGTCGAGGAAGCCCAGCGGCGGTTCGACGCCCTGGCGCGCGCGGCCGTGCCCGACGTGCCCATGCAGCAGCGCGACGTGCTGGGAAAGTCGCCGCTCGGCGAGCAGCTCACCACCGGCCGCATCGACCGCTACTGGGCCAGCGCCACGCTGTTCGTGGACGACCCCGACAAGATCACGCGCAAGGCCGAGGCGGCCTACGGCGGCAGCGTGACCGAGGGCGCGCTCGGCGCGATCCAGGCGGCGAAGCACGAGGTCAAGATCGGCTCGCCGTACTTCATTCCGGGCGCACGCGGCATGGCGATGATGAAGACGGCCATCGAGCGCGGCGGGCGCATCACGGTGGTCACCAACTCCCTGGGCGCCACCGACGAGCCGCTGGCCTACGCGGGCTACGAGCGCTACCGCGCCGACATGCTGAAGATCGGCGTCACCATCTTCGAGATCGCGCCCACGCTCACCGGGCGTTCGGGGCGCTTCGGCGATTTCGGCAAGTCGATCAGCCGGCTGCACGCCAAGCTGGCCATCCTGGACAACGAGCGCTTTTTCGTCGGCTCGATGAACCTCGACCACCGCTCGGCTGCCGTCAACACCGAAATGGGCCTGCTCATCGACAGCCCGCGGCTGGTGCAGGACTACGACAAGCTCATGCACGGCGAGCGCGTCAACCTGGGCTACCGGCTGCGGCTTGCGCCCGGCGGGCGGCGCGTGCAGTGGCTGGAATACGACGATGCCGGCGGGGACATCGTGCACGAGGACGAACCCGGGGAGTTCCTCTGGCTGCGCTTCAAGAACTGGCTGCTGCTGCCGATCGTGGGAGAGGAGTTGCTCTAG
- a CDS encoding nucleoside recognition domain-containing protein has translation MLNGLWLGFFGMAALAALGRWLVGGDPTVFAALVESLFTMARLAVEVMVLLFGTLTLWLGFLRIAEAAGLVGWLARLLGPLFRRLMPGVPAGHPALGLITMNFAANALGLDNAATPIGLKAMRELQRLNPDPVTATNAQILFLVLNASSLTLLPVTLFMYRAQQGASDPTLVFLPILLATSASTLVGLLTVAVAQRLRLWDPVVLAYLVPGALLLGGFMALLGTLSAAAIASLSSLLGNLTLFSVIIVFLAAGAIRRVKVYETFVEGAKEGFDIAKNLLPYLVAMLCAVGVLRASGALDFALDGLRWLVQAGGWDARFVDAMPTALVKPFSGSAARAMLIETMKTQGVDSFPALVAATIQGSTETTFYVLAVYFGAVGIQRARHAVACALLAELAGVVAAIAVCYWFFG, from the coding sequence GTGCTCAATGGGTTGTGGCTGGGGTTCTTCGGGATGGCGGCGCTCGCAGCGCTGGGACGCTGGCTCGTCGGCGGCGACCCGACCGTGTTCGCGGCGCTGGTCGAAAGCCTGTTCACCATGGCGCGGCTGGCCGTCGAGGTGATGGTGCTGCTGTTCGGCACGCTCACGCTGTGGCTGGGCTTCCTGCGCATCGCCGAAGCCGCGGGCCTCGTCGGCTGGCTCGCGCGCCTGCTCGGGCCGCTGTTCCGGCGCCTGATGCCGGGCGTGCCGGCCGGGCACCCCGCGCTCGGGCTCATCACGATGAACTTCGCGGCCAATGCGCTGGGGCTGGACAACGCCGCCACCCCCATCGGCCTGAAGGCCATGCGCGAGCTGCAGCGCCTGAACCCCGACCCCGTGACGGCCACCAACGCACAGATCCTGTTCCTGGTGCTCAACGCCTCGTCGCTGACCTTGCTGCCCGTCACCCTCTTCATGTACCGGGCGCAGCAGGGCGCGAGCGACCCGACGCTGGTGTTCCTGCCGATCCTGCTGGCCACCAGCGCCTCGACGCTGGTGGGCCTGCTCACGGTGGCGGTCGCGCAGCGCCTGCGGCTGTGGGACCCGGTGGTGCTGGCCTACCTCGTGCCGGGCGCGCTGCTGCTGGGCGGCTTCATGGCGCTCCTGGGCACGCTGTCGGCCGCGGCCATCGCTTCGCTGTCGTCGCTGCTGGGCAACCTCACGCTGTTCAGCGTGATCATCGTGTTCCTGGCGGCCGGCGCGATCCGGCGCGTCAAGGTCTACGAGACCTTTGTCGAAGGCGCGAAGGAAGGCTTCGACATCGCGAAGAACCTGCTGCCCTACCTCGTCGCGATGCTGTGCGCGGTGGGCGTGCTGCGCGCCTCGGGCGCCCTCGACTTCGCGCTCGACGGCCTGCGCTGGCTGGTGCAGGCGGGCGGCTGGGACGCACGCTTTGTCGACGCGATGCCGACGGCGCTCGTCAAACCCTTCTCGGGCAGCGCGGCCCGCGCGATGCTCATCGAGACCATGAAGACCCAGGGCGTCGACAGCTTCCCCGCACTCGTCGCCGCCACCATCCAGGGCAGCACCGAGACCACGTTCTACGTGCTGGCGGTGTACTTCGGGGCGGTGGGCATCCAGCGCGCGCGGCATGCGGTGGCGTGCGCGCTGCTGGCCGAACTGGCGGGCGTGGTGGCCGCCATTGCGGTCTGCTACTGGTTCTTCGGATAG
- a CDS encoding alkyl/aryl-sulfatase — MTRIASAPTRFSLALVAWACAFTATAQPVVAPKAAEPVTLKANADMAKALPFANRQDFEDAMRGFIGTVPDALVTGSGPRPVWNMKPYDFLKANEAADTVNPSLWRQAQLNAIHGLFKVTDRVYQVRGFDLANITIVEGDTSLIVIDPLLAAETARAALELYYQHRPKKPVGTVIYTHGHADHFGGVKGVVSEADVAAGKVQVIAPSGFMESAVAENILAGNAMNRRSQYQFGTLLPPGARGQVDTGLGKALARGSVTLIAPTSTIEKTTEERTIDGVQIVFQLVPGSEAPSEMLMYMPQFRVLNMAEDVTHNMHNLYTIRGAEVRDGNLWARYIDEARVAFGDKTDVLIAQHHWPTTGRARIVDLLKKQRDMYKFINDQSLRLLNHGYTAPEIAETLRMPASLEQEWSTRGYYGTLRHNAKAVYQKYLGWYDANPANLNPLPPVAQAKKTVEYMGGADAVVARAREDFKKGEYRWVASAMSQVVYADPANRAARELGADALEQLGYQSEAGTWRSAYLVGAMELRNGVPKIPGGSSANGDTLKAVSNELFFDYLGVRLDAAKAEGKTMVINWNFTDSNQKFVLTLENSALTHVKNQQVAGADATVTLSRATLDAITLKQTTFPEAVQSGQVKIDGNRAKLGELFGMLDNFDLMFPVVEPRK, encoded by the coding sequence ATGACCCGCATTGCTTCCGCGCCTACCCGTTTCTCCCTGGCCCTCGTCGCCTGGGCCTGTGCCTTCACCGCCACGGCGCAGCCGGTGGTGGCGCCCAAGGCGGCCGAGCCCGTCACGCTGAAGGCCAACGCCGACATGGCGAAGGCGCTGCCGTTCGCGAACAGGCAGGATTTCGAGGACGCGATGCGCGGCTTCATCGGCACCGTGCCCGACGCGCTGGTGACCGGCAGCGGCCCGCGCCCGGTCTGGAACATGAAGCCCTACGACTTCCTGAAGGCGAACGAGGCGGCGGACACGGTCAACCCGAGCCTGTGGCGCCAGGCGCAGCTCAATGCCATTCACGGCCTGTTCAAGGTCACCGACCGGGTCTACCAGGTGCGCGGCTTCGACCTGGCGAACATCACCATCGTCGAAGGCGACACCTCGCTGATCGTGATCGATCCGCTGCTGGCCGCCGAGACCGCGCGCGCCGCGCTCGAGTTGTATTACCAGCACCGCCCGAAGAAGCCGGTCGGCACGGTGATCTACACGCACGGCCATGCCGACCATTTCGGCGGCGTGAAGGGCGTGGTCAGCGAGGCCGACGTGGCGGCGGGCAAGGTGCAGGTGATCGCGCCTTCGGGCTTCATGGAATCGGCGGTGGCCGAGAACATCCTCGCGGGCAACGCGATGAACCGCCGCTCGCAGTACCAGTTCGGCACGCTGCTGCCGCCGGGCGCGCGCGGCCAGGTCGACACGGGACTGGGCAAGGCGCTGGCGCGCGGCAGCGTGACGCTGATCGCGCCCACCTCGACCATCGAGAAGACCACCGAGGAGCGCACCATCGACGGCGTGCAGATCGTGTTCCAGCTGGTGCCGGGCTCGGAGGCGCCGTCCGAGATGCTCATGTACATGCCGCAGTTCCGCGTGCTCAACATGGCCGAGGACGTGACGCACAACATGCACAACCTGTACACGATCCGCGGCGCCGAGGTGCGCGACGGCAACCTGTGGGCCAGGTACATCGACGAAGCGCGCGTGGCCTTCGGCGACAAGACCGACGTGCTCATCGCGCAGCACCACTGGCCCACCACAGGGCGTGCGCGCATCGTCGACCTGCTGAAGAAGCAGCGCGACATGTACAAGTTCATCAACGACCAGTCGCTGCGCCTGCTGAACCACGGCTACACGGCGCCCGAGATCGCCGAGACGCTGCGCATGCCCGCGAGCCTGGAGCAGGAGTGGTCCACGCGCGGCTACTACGGCACGCTGCGCCACAACGCGAAGGCGGTCTACCAGAAGTACCTGGGCTGGTACGACGCGAACCCCGCCAACCTGAACCCGCTGCCGCCGGTGGCGCAAGCGAAGAAGACGGTCGAGTACATGGGCGGCGCCGACGCAGTGGTGGCGCGCGCCCGCGAAGATTTCAAGAAGGGCGAGTACCGCTGGGTGGCGAGCGCGATGAGCCAGGTGGTGTACGCCGACCCGGCGAACCGCGCGGCACGCGAACTCGGCGCCGACGCGCTGGAGCAGCTGGGCTATCAGTCGGAAGCGGGCACCTGGCGCAGCGCCTACCTGGTGGGCGCGATGGAACTGCGCAACGGCGTGCCGAAGATCCCGGGCGGCAGCAGCGCGAACGGCGACACGCTGAAGGCGGTGAGCAACGAGCTGTTCTTCGACTACCTCGGCGTGCGGCTCGATGCGGCCAAGGCCGAAGGCAAGACGATGGTGATCAACTGGAACTTCACTGATTCGAACCAGAAGTTCGTGCTGACGCTGGAGAACTCGGCGCTCACGCATGTGAAGAACCAGCAGGTTGCCGGCGCGGACGCTACCGTCACATTGAGCCGGGCGACGCTCGATGCGATCACCTTGAAGCAGACGACTTTTCCTGAGGCTGTGCAGTCGGGGCAGGTGAAGATCGATGGCAACCGCGCGAAGCTCGGGGAGCTGTTCGGGATGCTCGATAACTTCGATCTGATGTTTCCGGTGGTGGAGCCGCGCAAGTAG
- a CDS encoding LysR family transcriptional regulator → MQLRHLQHLIALAEQGSFGRAAQAVHLSQPALSRSIDALEQALKTRLIDRAYGTVRFTQAGELVLARARELVADARQIQREVQQLEGLTLGSLDVGLGPFAAGLLGRAALSLMTQRHPQLLMRMEVADTVTLCERLHKRQIDLFIADTRDLKKPSGLKLVRLPNVPVSFFVRPRHPLLKQPAPLTLEQLMDYPVAGPHLPTEVAAYFDKQIRRTDRGVFNVTCDDADTLRHLALTAHAVILAPHAPGLTPETAALAPLAVTGLSRMRTHYSLVTLAGRTPTAAATVYTRLVTELLGPAKQAAGA, encoded by the coding sequence ATGCAGCTGCGCCACCTCCAGCACCTGATCGCCCTCGCCGAACAAGGCAGCTTCGGGCGTGCCGCGCAGGCCGTGCACCTGTCGCAACCCGCGCTGTCGCGCAGCATCGACGCGCTCGAACAGGCGCTGAAGACCCGGCTCATCGACCGCGCCTACGGCACCGTGCGCTTCACGCAGGCCGGCGAATTGGTGCTGGCGCGGGCCCGCGAGCTGGTCGCCGACGCGCGGCAGATCCAGCGCGAGGTGCAGCAGCTCGAAGGCCTCACGCTCGGCAGCCTCGACGTGGGCCTGGGCCCGTTTGCGGCCGGCCTGCTCGGGCGCGCGGCGCTGTCGCTCATGACGCAGCGCCACCCGCAGCTGCTGATGCGCATGGAAGTGGCCGACACCGTCACGCTCTGCGAGCGGCTGCACAAGCGCCAGATCGACCTGTTCATCGCCGACACCCGCGACCTGAAGAAACCGTCGGGCCTGAAGCTCGTGCGGCTGCCCAACGTGCCGGTGTCCTTCTTCGTGCGGCCCAGGCACCCGCTGCTGAAGCAACCGGCGCCGCTCACGCTCGAACAGCTCATGGACTACCCCGTGGCCGGCCCGCACCTGCCGACCGAGGTGGCGGCGTATTTCGACAAACAGATCCGCCGCACCGACCGCGGCGTGTTCAACGTGACCTGCGACGACGCCGACACGCTGCGGCACCTCGCGCTGACCGCCCACGCGGTGATCCTCGCGCCCCACGCACCCGGCCTCACGCCCGAGACCGCCGCGCTCGCGCCGCTGGCGGTGACGGGCCTGTCACGCATGCGCACCCACTACAGCCTCGTGACGCTGGCGGGCCGCACGCCCACGGCCGCCGCCACGGTCTATACCCGGCTGGTGACCGAGTTGCTCGGGCCCGCCAAGCAGGCCGCCGGGGCCTGA
- a CDS encoding flavin reductase family protein yields MTTSRRAQPPTFSPGEFRKALGMFATGVTIVTARAADGSLVGLTANSFNSVSLAPPLVLWSLARAAASMSALRAGSHYAVNILAANQKTLAERFATKNIDRWADVAYTEGLGGAPVLQGAAASFECFNRSRYDEGDHVIFVGEVERCMHDPDASPLLFHGGRFYTEHPL; encoded by the coding sequence GTGACCACTTCCCGCCGGGCCCAGCCCCCCACCTTCTCGCCCGGCGAATTCCGCAAGGCACTCGGCATGTTCGCGACCGGCGTGACCATCGTCACCGCGCGCGCGGCCGACGGCAGCCTGGTCGGCCTCACGGCCAACTCGTTCAACTCGGTGTCGCTCGCGCCGCCGCTGGTGCTGTGGAGCCTGGCGCGCGCGGCCGCGTCGATGTCCGCGCTGCGCGCCGGCTCGCACTACGCGGTCAACATCCTGGCCGCCAACCAGAAGACGCTGGCGGAGCGCTTCGCCACCAAGAACATCGACCGCTGGGCCGACGTGGCCTACACCGAAGGCCTGGGCGGCGCGCCGGTGCTGCAGGGTGCGGCGGCGAGCTTCGAGTGCTTCAACCGCAGCCGCTACGACGAAGGCGACCACGTGATCTTCGTGGGCGAGGTGGAGCGCTGCATGCACGACCCCGACGCCTCGCCGCTGCTGTTCCACGGCGGGCGCTTCTACACCGAGCACCCGTTGTGA
- a CDS encoding BON domain-containing protein has protein sequence MNRPALLAVLLLAARIATAQGTPEPPSPSPPLRQNWFDDPFFQVAAGLPACPMPQGPYYTAEERRAQTHSRLERGTSCWLAGQCTDSNAYRYDKPLAPKVRAALLAVPGVRRSSVWVTVQRRWVYLQGCVPDAALARKLERAARTVPDVETVVPDLMVGTRGKPPYPLAGH, from the coding sequence GTGAACCGCCCCGCGCTGCTGGCCGTCCTGCTGCTCGCCGCGCGGATTGCCACGGCGCAGGGCACGCCCGAGCCGCCATCACCATCGCCGCCGCTGCGGCAGAACTGGTTCGACGACCCCTTCTTCCAGGTCGCCGCGGGCCTGCCGGCTTGCCCCATGCCGCAGGGCCCCTACTACACCGCCGAGGAACGCCGCGCGCAGACCCACTCGCGGCTGGAGCGCGGCACCAGCTGCTGGCTCGCAGGCCAATGCACCGACAGCAACGCCTACCGCTACGACAAGCCGCTCGCGCCCAAGGTGCGCGCCGCGCTGCTGGCCGTGCCGGGCGTGCGCCGCAGCAGCGTGTGGGTCACAGTGCAGCGCCGCTGGGTCTACCTGCAGGGCTGTGTGCCCGATGCGGCCCTGGCCCGGAAGCTCGAACGCGCGGCGCGCACCGTGCCCGACGTCGAGACCGTGGTGCCCGACCTGATGGTGGGCACGCGCGGCAAGCCGCCCTACCCGCTGGCCGGGCACTGA
- a CDS encoding DMT family transporter: protein MIQRKTHLDSLAIGLLIVCCAFWGLQQILIKTTVTEVPPLWQATVRMVGAVALLWLWCAVRRVPLFERDGTLWPGLLAGLLFAGEFAGIYLGLQHTSASRLTVFLYTAPFWVSLLLPRWVPAERLRGFQWLGLFIAFAGVVLAFSEGFGHMSSSQLIGDGMALAAGMLWGLTTLTLRTTRLATASAEKTLFYQVAVTAAVCPLLSLALGEQWGFSYSAWAWTSIGLQTVVGAFASYLTWMWLLRHYPATQMSSFTFLTPLFALIFGVALLKEPLTLQLVVALIGVALGIVLVNRRPAVQRPA from the coding sequence ATGATCCAGCGCAAGACCCACCTCGACTCCCTGGCCATCGGCCTGCTCATCGTCTGCTGCGCGTTCTGGGGCCTGCAGCAGATCCTCATCAAGACCACCGTGACCGAGGTGCCGCCGCTGTGGCAGGCCACGGTGCGCATGGTCGGCGCGGTGGCGCTCCTGTGGCTGTGGTGCGCGGTGCGGCGCGTGCCGCTGTTCGAGCGCGACGGCACGCTGTGGCCCGGGCTGCTGGCCGGCCTGCTGTTCGCGGGCGAGTTCGCCGGCATCTACCTGGGCCTGCAGCACACCAGCGCCTCGCGGCTCACGGTGTTCCTCTACACGGCGCCCTTCTGGGTCTCGCTGCTGCTGCCGCGCTGGGTGCCGGCCGAGCGGCTGCGCGGCTTCCAGTGGCTGGGCCTGTTCATCGCCTTCGCGGGCGTGGTGCTGGCCTTCAGCGAAGGCTTCGGCCACATGAGTTCGTCGCAGCTCATCGGCGACGGCATGGCCCTGGCGGCCGGCATGCTCTGGGGCCTGACCACGCTCACGCTGCGCACCACGCGCCTGGCCACGGCCAGTGCCGAGAAAACGCTGTTCTACCAAGTGGCCGTGACCGCGGCCGTGTGCCCCCTGCTGTCGCTCGCGCTCGGCGAGCAATGGGGCTTCTCGTACTCCGCCTGGGCCTGGACCTCCATCGGCCTGCAGACGGTGGTCGGCGCCTTCGCCAGTTACCTCACGTGGATGTGGCTGCTGCGGCACTACCCGGCCACGCAGATGTCGTCCTTCACCTTTCTCACGCCGCTGTTCGCGCTGATCTTCGGCGTGGCGCTGCTGAAGGAGCCGCTCACGCTGCAGCTGGTGGTGGCGCTGATCGGCGTGGCGCTGGGCATCGTGCTGGTGAACCGGCGGCCTGCGGTACAACGCCCGGCATGA
- a CDS encoding glutaminase, which produces MSTKTPTGFQPVLDEIVATLRLQLGQGGTVASYIPALARIDARQFGIALRTCDGEEAGAGDFETPFSIQSVSKLFTLTLAMQRMGDALWERIGREPSGNPFNSLVQLENEQGKPRNPFINAGAIAVADRLVSQAKAKSGSAKADILALMSSLCGERIDFDGEVAQSEADTGFRNVALANFMKSFGKIDNDVAEVLDTYFHQCALRMSCRQLARAAAFLCRDGAHPIAGEPEVTGERQTRRINSLMLTCGTYDAAGDVAFSIGLPCKSGVGGGIVAVVPDQLTLCVWSPALDATGNSLLGMKALEMFVARTGLSVF; this is translated from the coding sequence ATGAGCACGAAGACCCCGACCGGATTCCAGCCCGTCCTCGACGAGATCGTCGCCACCCTGCGCCTGCAGCTCGGCCAGGGCGGCACCGTGGCCAGCTACATCCCGGCGCTGGCGCGCATCGATGCGCGGCAGTTCGGCATCGCGCTGCGCACCTGCGACGGCGAAGAAGCCGGCGCGGGCGACTTCGAAACGCCCTTCTCGATCCAGAGCGTGTCCAAGCTCTTCACGCTCACGCTCGCCATGCAGCGCATGGGCGACGCGCTGTGGGAGCGCATCGGACGCGAGCCCTCGGGCAATCCGTTCAACTCGCTGGTGCAGCTGGAGAACGAGCAAGGCAAGCCGCGCAACCCCTTCATCAATGCCGGCGCCATCGCGGTGGCCGACCGGCTCGTGAGCCAGGCCAAAGCCAAAAGTGGCAGCGCCAAGGCCGACATCCTCGCGCTCATGAGCAGCCTGTGCGGCGAGCGCATCGACTTCGACGGCGAGGTGGCGCAATCGGAGGCCGACACGGGTTTTCGCAACGTCGCGCTGGCCAACTTCATGAAGAGCTTCGGCAAGATCGACAACGACGTGGCCGAGGTGCTCGACACCTACTTCCACCAGTGCGCACTGCGCATGAGCTGCCGCCAGCTCGCGCGCGCCGCCGCCTTCCTGTGTCGCGACGGCGCGCATCCGATTGCCGGCGAGCCCGAGGTCACGGGCGAGCGGCAGACGCGCCGCATCAATTCGCTGATGCTCACCTGCGGCACCTACGACGCGGCCGGCGACGTGGCCTTTTCGATCGGCCTGCCCTGCAAGAGCGGCGTGGGCGGCGGCATCGTCGCGGTGGTGCCCGACCAGCTCACGCTGTGCGTGTGGTCGCCGGCACTCGATGCGACCGGCAATTCGCTGCTGGGCATGAAGGCGCTGGAGATGTTCGTGGCGCGCACCGGCCTGTCGGTGTTCTGA